Proteins found in one Tamandua tetradactyla isolate mTamTet1 chromosome 1, mTamTet1.pri, whole genome shotgun sequence genomic segment:
- the COMMD3 gene encoding COMM domain-containing protein 3, producing MELSEGVQRGFQLLGDPGAFGPGAFALVLRAAFRSLLGAQADEAVLDHPDLKHIDPVVLKHCHAAAATCILEAGKQRADKSTLSSYLEDCKFDRERIELFCTEYQNNKNSLETLLGSIGRSLPHITDVSWRLAYQIKTNQLHKMHRPAYLVTLNTESTDSGSQPEISFSCTMEQLQDMVGKLKDASKSLERATQL from the exons ATGGAGCTCTCGGAGGGCGTGCAGAGGGGCTTCCAGCTGCTGGGCGACCCCGGCGCCTTCGGGCCCGGCGCCTTCGCGCTCGTGCTGCGAGCGGCCTTCCGGAGCCTGCTGGGCGCGCAGGCCGACGAGGCCGTGCTGG atcACCCAGACTTAAAACATATCGACCCAGTGGTATTGAAACATTGTCACGCAGCAGCTGCCACTTGTATACTGGAGGCAGGAAAGCAAAGAGCTGACAAATCAACTCTAAG ctcttatCTAGAAGATTGTAAATTTGACAGAGAGCGAATAGAACTGTTTTGCACGGAGTATCag aataataAGAATTCCCTAGAAACCCTACTGGGAAG TATAGGCAGATCTCTTCCTCACATAACTGATGTTTCTTGGCGTttggcatatcagataaag ACCAATCAGCTTCATAAGATGCACAGACCTGCATATTTAGTGACTTTAAACACAGAG agcACTGATTCGGGATCCCAACCAGAGATTAGTTTTAGTTGCACCATGGAACAATTACAG GACATGGTGGGGAAACTGAAAGATGCTTCGAAAAGCCTGGAAAGAGCAACTCAGTTGTGA